A genomic segment from Actinoplanes sichuanensis encodes:
- a CDS encoding aldehyde dehydrogenase family protein, with amino-acid sequence MGTTDVINPSTGEVFTTVPSLGLEETDAAINRAADAFGEWRRVSPGDRARLLRRFATVVEENLEELARLEVRNAGHTIGNARWEAGNVRDVLNYYAGAPERLSGRQIPVAGGVDVTFHEPLGVVGIIVPWNFPMPIAGWGFAPALAAGNTVVLKPAELTPLTAIRLGELALEAGLPENVFQVLPGKGSVVGQRFVTHPAVRKVCFTGSTEVGKSIMAGCADQVKRVTLELGGKSANVIFADADLDAAAAAAPSAVFDNAGQDCCARSRILVEASVYDRFLALLEPAVSAFRVADPSSDSSEMGPLISSGRRDSVSSYLDGADVAFQGSAPAGGGWWFPPTVLLAGSTADRHWREEIFGPVVSVLPFRDEAEAIALANDTEYGLSGSLWTRDVGRALRVSRALETGALSVNSNSSVRYWTPFGGMKQSGLGRELGPDALLSFTDVKNVFLATGE; translated from the coding sequence GGAAGAGACCGATGCGGCCATCAACCGTGCCGCGGACGCCTTCGGTGAGTGGCGTCGGGTGTCGCCCGGGGACCGGGCCCGGTTGTTGCGGCGCTTCGCGACGGTGGTCGAGGAGAACCTCGAAGAGCTGGCCCGGCTGGAGGTACGCAACGCGGGTCACACCATCGGCAACGCCCGGTGGGAGGCCGGCAACGTCCGGGACGTGCTGAACTACTACGCGGGCGCGCCGGAGCGGCTGTCCGGGCGGCAGATCCCGGTGGCCGGCGGTGTCGACGTGACCTTCCACGAGCCGCTCGGGGTGGTCGGGATCATCGTGCCGTGGAACTTCCCGATGCCGATCGCCGGCTGGGGGTTCGCCCCGGCGCTGGCGGCGGGCAACACGGTGGTGCTCAAACCGGCCGAACTGACTCCGCTGACCGCGATCCGGCTCGGTGAACTGGCCCTCGAAGCCGGCCTGCCGGAGAACGTGTTCCAGGTGCTGCCCGGCAAGGGGAGTGTGGTGGGGCAGCGGTTCGTCACCCATCCCGCGGTCCGCAAGGTCTGTTTCACCGGCTCCACCGAGGTCGGCAAGTCGATCATGGCGGGCTGCGCCGACCAGGTGAAACGGGTGACGCTGGAGCTGGGTGGCAAGAGCGCCAACGTGATCTTCGCCGATGCCGACCTGGACGCCGCGGCCGCCGCCGCCCCCTCCGCCGTTTTCGACAACGCCGGGCAGGACTGCTGCGCGCGTTCCCGGATCCTGGTCGAGGCCTCGGTGTACGACAGGTTCCTCGCGTTGCTGGAACCCGCCGTCAGCGCGTTTCGGGTAGCCGACCCGTCCAGCGACTCGTCCGAGATGGGACCACTGATCTCGTCGGGCCGGCGGGACTCGGTGTCGTCCTATCTCGACGGTGCCGATGTCGCCTTTCAGGGTTCGGCTCCTGCGGGCGGAGGCTGGTGGTTCCCGCCGACGGTGCTGCTGGCGGGTTCGACGGCCGACCGGCACTGGCGGGAGGAGATCTTCGGCCCGGTGGTCAGCGTGCTGCCGTTCCGGGACGAGGCCGAGGCGATCGCGCTGGCCAACGACACCGAGTACGGCCTGTCCGGATCGCTCTGGACCCGGGACGTGGGCCGGGCGCTGCGCGTCTCGCGGGCACTCGAGACCGGGGCGCTGAGCGTCAACAGCAACTCCTCGGTGCGCTACTGGACGCCGTTCGGTGGCATGAAACAGTCCGGCCTCGGGCGTGAGCTCGGCCCGGACGCATTGCTGTCCTTCACCGACGTGAAGAACGTGTTCCTGGCTACGGGAGAATAA
- a CDS encoding 3-oxoacyl-ACP reductase has product MERLQDRVAVITGAGSGIGLATARRFAAEGAFVVCVDISEDAGKAVAEEVGGEFVACDVSDEEQVKALFDGVAERHGRVDIAFNNAGISPPDDDSILVTGLDAWERVLKVNTTSVFFCCKYAIPHMQRQGKGSIINTASFVALLGAATSQIAYTASKGGVLAMTRELGVQFAREGIRINALCPGPVATPLLMELFAKDPERAARRLVHVPMGRFAEPDEIAAAVAFLASDDASFMTASQFVVDGGITGAYVTPL; this is encoded by the coding sequence GTGGAACGTCTACAGGACCGGGTCGCCGTGATCACCGGCGCCGGCAGTGGGATCGGACTGGCCACCGCCCGGCGGTTCGCCGCCGAGGGCGCTTTCGTCGTTTGTGTCGACATCTCCGAGGACGCGGGCAAGGCCGTGGCCGAGGAGGTCGGCGGCGAGTTCGTCGCCTGTGACGTCAGCGACGAGGAGCAGGTCAAGGCCCTCTTCGACGGCGTCGCGGAGCGGCACGGGCGGGTCGACATCGCCTTCAACAACGCCGGCATCTCGCCGCCGGACGACGACTCGATCCTGGTCACCGGCCTGGACGCGTGGGAGCGCGTCCTCAAGGTCAACACCACCAGCGTGTTCTTCTGCTGCAAGTACGCGATCCCGCACATGCAGCGGCAGGGCAAGGGCTCGATCATCAACACCGCGTCGTTCGTGGCGCTGCTCGGCGCGGCCACCTCGCAGATCGCCTACACCGCGAGCAAGGGCGGGGTGCTGGCGATGACCCGGGAGTTGGGGGTGCAGTTCGCCCGCGAAGGCATCCGGATCAACGCGCTCTGCCCCGGACCGGTGGCCACCCCGCTGCTGATGGAACTCTTCGCCAAGGACCCGGAGCGGGCCGCCCGCCGGTTGGTGCACGTGCCGATGGGCCGTTTCGCCGAACCGGACGAGATCGCCGCCGCGGTCGCTTTCCTGGCGAGTGACGACGCCTCCTTCATGACGGCTTCCCAGTTCGTCGTCGACGGCGGCATCACCGGAGCGTACGTAACTCCGCTATGA
- a CDS encoding gamma-glutamyl-gamma-aminobutyrate hydrolase family protein, with amino-acid sequence MRPIIGITSYVLPAGWGVWTDLPTALVPYDYTEAVRLAGGRAVILPPDDLDADVLDRIDGLVLAGGADLQPSLYGQEPGPHTVAQPDRDAGELTLLRGALDRDLPILGVCRGMQLLTVAAGGTLHQHLPDLLGHEKHRPGPGVYGSQQVVLDPGTRIAALMGEDLTINCFHHQGVADPGSLTVTGRAADGLPEVVEDPERRFVLGVQWHPEVSRDRRLFGALVAEASKELTQACADR; translated from the coding sequence ATGCGTCCGATCATCGGCATAACGTCCTATGTGCTGCCCGCCGGCTGGGGCGTCTGGACCGATCTCCCGACCGCGCTGGTTCCGTACGACTACACCGAGGCGGTCCGGCTCGCCGGTGGCCGCGCGGTGATCCTGCCGCCGGACGATCTCGACGCGGACGTGCTCGACCGGATCGACGGCCTGGTGCTGGCCGGCGGGGCCGACCTCCAGCCGTCGCTCTACGGCCAGGAGCCGGGCCCGCACACCGTCGCCCAGCCGGACCGGGACGCCGGTGAGCTGACCCTGCTGCGCGGCGCCCTCGACCGGGACCTGCCGATCCTGGGCGTCTGCCGGGGCATGCAACTGCTCACCGTCGCCGCCGGTGGCACTCTGCACCAGCACCTGCCCGACCTGCTCGGACACGAGAAGCACCGGCCGGGGCCGGGCGTCTACGGCTCGCAGCAGGTCGTGCTCGACCCGGGCACCCGGATCGCCGCCCTGATGGGCGAGGACCTGACCATCAACTGCTTCCACCACCAGGGCGTCGCCGACCCGGGCTCGCTGACCGTCACCGGGCGGGCCGCCGACGGCCTGCCCGAAGTGGTCGAGGATCCGGAGCGGCGTTTCGTGCTCGGTGTTCAGTGGCATCCGGAGGTGAGCCGGGACCGGCGGCTCTTCGGAGCCCTGGTGGCGGAGGCTTCGAAGGAGCTCACGCAAGCATGCGCAGACCGCTGA
- a CDS encoding gamma-glutamyl-gamma-aminobutyrate hydrolase family protein, with translation MRRPLIGLTAYAEQIHHGRNDLMAAMLPMNYVRAVHATGGRAVLITPDDPGTDVLESLDGIVFCGGGDIDPANWGAPRHPATEVDTVRDTSELMLMRAALEADLPMLGVCRGMQMMAVATGGSLHQHLPDLVGHERHRAAAGTDPLAAGASDYGRHDVVVEEDSAAYRLFGRSLTVNSFHHQAIGDPGEFRPVGWCPDDQVIEIVEHPGRSFALGVQWHPERTSDLRAFAALAEASARARVVAA, from the coding sequence ATGCGCAGACCGCTGATCGGACTCACCGCCTACGCCGAGCAGATCCACCACGGCCGCAACGACCTGATGGCCGCGATGCTGCCGATGAACTACGTGAGGGCGGTGCACGCCACCGGCGGCCGGGCCGTCCTGATCACGCCGGACGACCCGGGCACCGACGTGCTCGAGTCCCTGGACGGCATCGTCTTCTGCGGCGGCGGCGACATCGACCCGGCCAACTGGGGTGCCCCGCGGCACCCGGCGACCGAGGTCGACACGGTCCGCGACACCTCCGAGCTGATGCTGATGCGCGCCGCGTTGGAGGCCGACCTGCCGATGCTCGGCGTCTGCCGGGGCATGCAGATGATGGCGGTGGCCACCGGCGGATCCCTCCACCAGCACCTGCCGGACCTGGTCGGGCACGAACGCCACCGGGCCGCGGCCGGGACCGACCCGCTCGCCGCCGGTGCCTCCGACTACGGCCGGCACGACGTGGTGGTCGAGGAGGACAGCGCGGCGTACCGGCTGTTCGGCCGCAGTCTCACCGTGAACTCGTTCCACCATCAGGCGATCGGTGACCCGGGCGAGTTCCGGCCGGTCGGTTGGTGCCCGGACGACCAGGTGATCGAGATCGTCGAGCACCCGGGCCGCTCGTTCGCCCTCGGCGTGCAGTGGCACCCCGAGCGGACCTCGGACCTACGGGCCTTCGCCGCGCTGGCGGAGGCCTCGGCACGGGCTCGCGTGGTCGCTGCCTGA
- a CDS encoding SpoIIE family protein phosphatase yields the protein MGALPRRLRNAFERGGEMGARMSTLDWSATPIGDPSTWPPELADAVATMLASRAQIIIFWGPEYVVLYNDAYTATMGSKHPGFLGRPGSELWAEVWDVLHELFRGVITDDESFYARDHLFMIERNGFVEETYFDISYDPIRSADGVPGGVLCIVTETTGRVLGERRVRTLSALGRGLADSPDQATLAADAAMVLTGDAEDVPYAAVVLNDPDPHPAIRASITSGRPGRVLLAELTGPAPSAAAEALVLPIGVGADTIGALVVGVSRYLALDGDYRDFLDLAAAQISRAVANVRAYEQERRRAAELAALDQAKTDFFSNVSHEFRTPLTLILGPLEDLIEDPALDGPVRDRLRPMHRNALRLLKLVNTVLDFSRMESGRMAAVFRPTDLAQHTARLAGTFRPAIERAGLTLTVDTPALGEPVHIDHELWEKIVFNLLSNAVKFTRDGGVEVRIRAADGHAVLSVRDTGVGIPEAEQALLFDRFHRVTGAWSRSHEGTGIGLALVRELAGLHGGSVGVRSRPGQGSEFTVRLPFGSAHLPADRISDDPAPPGDPIEPRLWVDEATWWAGDGPPAPQPVHRRAGGRILLVDDNADLREHVSRLLGPYWDVVTAVDGMGALDLAREQQFDLVLTDVMMPRLDGFGLIAGLRADPRTRDVPIVVLSARAGEEAAVEGLSAGADDYLVKPFSTRELTARVRANLELGQQRRETVNRLRGLVDAAAALNAVPTTAEVLEVAARHVLAMTSAGRVLLTTPEGRAERDGGAAGSAPPDLILPLPATSGPPLGELRVWAGPCVPVEPVVLTQLARLVGLRLANARLYETEHRIASTLQHSLLPHTLPRVPGAIVAGRYVPGSSEARVGGDWYDVIAGPDGVLYLVIGDVVGKGVQAAAVMGQLRNALRAYLLEGFDCGAALTRLNRLVDTLGRRQFATVLCVGFDPRTRRMSFSSAGHPSPVLIPPGGPGTFLYGPALGPPIGALGVVTYPTRETELTAGARLLLYTDGLIEDRRQGIDSGLADLTADVAKPTEHVDDLLDALLAKAARQTRRDDIALVALEVTEPSEFVLRLPAEPGLLTVLRRRLEDFLAAHEVPEEDAFDLVVAVSEAAANAIEHPVDPAEPVITVTASLPEDAVVVSVRDTGGWRPAGDAGFRGRGLALIGALTELSVHRSAEGTEVTLRRPLSSA from the coding sequence ATGGGCGCCCTGCCGAGGCGGCTCCGCAACGCCTTCGAGCGGGGCGGCGAGATGGGCGCCCGGATGTCCACGCTGGACTGGTCGGCCACCCCGATCGGTGATCCGTCGACGTGGCCGCCCGAGCTGGCCGACGCGGTGGCCACCATGCTCGCCTCCCGTGCCCAGATCATCATCTTCTGGGGCCCGGAGTACGTGGTGCTCTACAACGACGCCTACACCGCGACGATGGGCAGCAAACACCCCGGTTTCCTGGGCCGGCCGGGTAGCGAGCTGTGGGCCGAGGTCTGGGACGTCCTGCATGAACTGTTCCGCGGTGTGATCACTGACGACGAGTCGTTCTACGCCCGTGACCACCTGTTCATGATCGAGCGCAACGGGTTCGTCGAGGAGACCTACTTCGACATCTCCTACGACCCGATCCGGTCCGCGGACGGGGTGCCCGGCGGGGTGCTGTGCATCGTCACCGAGACCACCGGACGGGTTCTCGGCGAGCGCCGGGTGCGGACCCTCAGCGCGCTGGGCCGCGGGCTGGCCGACTCGCCGGACCAGGCCACCCTCGCCGCCGACGCGGCCATGGTGCTCACCGGCGACGCCGAGGACGTTCCGTACGCCGCCGTGGTTCTGAACGACCCGGACCCGCACCCGGCGATCCGTGCGTCGATCACGAGCGGCCGGCCCGGCCGTGTCCTGCTCGCCGAGCTGACCGGCCCGGCGCCGTCCGCGGCGGCCGAGGCACTGGTGCTGCCGATCGGCGTGGGCGCGGACACGATCGGGGCGCTGGTCGTCGGGGTCAGCCGCTACCTGGCGCTGGACGGCGACTACCGCGACTTCCTCGACCTGGCGGCAGCCCAGATCTCCCGGGCGGTGGCCAACGTCCGGGCCTACGAGCAGGAGCGCCGCCGGGCCGCCGAGCTGGCCGCGCTCGATCAGGCGAAGACCGACTTCTTCTCGAATGTGAGCCATGAGTTCCGTACCCCGCTGACGTTGATCCTCGGGCCGTTGGAGGATCTGATCGAGGACCCGGCCCTGGACGGGCCGGTGCGGGACCGCCTCCGACCGATGCACCGCAACGCGCTCCGGCTGCTCAAACTGGTCAACACCGTGCTCGACTTCTCCCGGATGGAGTCCGGTCGGATGGCCGCCGTCTTCCGGCCCACCGACCTGGCCCAGCACACCGCCCGGCTGGCCGGGACCTTCCGGCCGGCCATCGAGCGGGCCGGGCTGACGCTGACCGTGGACACGCCGGCGCTGGGCGAACCGGTCCACATCGACCACGAGCTCTGGGAGAAGATCGTCTTCAACCTGCTCTCCAACGCCGTCAAATTCACCCGCGACGGTGGCGTCGAGGTCCGGATCCGGGCCGCGGACGGCCACGCCGTGCTGTCCGTCCGCGACACCGGTGTCGGCATCCCGGAGGCCGAGCAGGCGCTGCTCTTCGACCGGTTCCACCGGGTCACCGGGGCCTGGTCGCGCAGTCACGAGGGCACCGGGATCGGCCTGGCGCTGGTCCGCGAGCTGGCCGGGCTGCACGGCGGTTCGGTGGGGGTGCGCAGTCGCCCCGGTCAGGGCAGCGAGTTCACCGTCCGGCTCCCGTTCGGCTCGGCTCACCTGCCCGCCGACCGGATCAGCGACGACCCGGCGCCGCCGGGCGACCCGATCGAGCCGCGGCTCTGGGTCGACGAGGCGACCTGGTGGGCCGGGGACGGGCCGCCCGCCCCACAGCCCGTGCACCGGAGGGCCGGCGGCCGGATCCTGCTCGTCGACGACAACGCCGACCTGCGTGAGCACGTGTCCAGGCTGCTCGGGCCGTACTGGGACGTGGTCACCGCGGTGGACGGGATGGGCGCCCTGGACCTGGCCCGGGAGCAGCAGTTCGACCTGGTGCTCACCGACGTGATGATGCCCCGGCTGGACGGGTTCGGTCTGATCGCCGGGCTGCGCGCGGATCCGCGTACCCGGGATGTGCCGATCGTCGTGCTCTCCGCCCGCGCCGGTGAGGAGGCCGCGGTCGAGGGACTGTCCGCGGGCGCCGACGACTACCTGGTCAAACCGTTCTCCACCCGGGAGCTGACCGCCCGGGTCCGGGCCAACCTGGAGCTCGGGCAGCAGCGCCGGGAGACCGTGAACCGGCTCCGCGGGCTGGTCGACGCGGCCGCCGCGCTCAACGCCGTCCCCACCACCGCCGAGGTGTTGGAGGTCGCCGCCCGGCACGTGCTGGCCATGACGTCGGCCGGCCGGGTGCTGCTGACCACCCCGGAGGGTCGAGCCGAACGCGACGGTGGTGCCGCCGGATCGGCCCCACCCGACCTGATCCTGCCGCTGCCCGCCACCAGTGGGCCGCCGCTCGGTGAGCTACGGGTGTGGGCCGGTCCCTGCGTCCCGGTCGAGCCGGTGGTACTCACCCAGTTGGCCCGCCTGGTCGGGTTGCGGCTGGCCAACGCCCGCCTCTACGAGACCGAGCACCGGATCGCCTCGACCCTCCAGCACAGCCTGCTGCCGCACACGCTGCCCCGGGTGCCGGGAGCCATCGTGGCCGGGCGGTATGTGCCCGGCAGCAGCGAGGCCCGGGTCGGTGGCGACTGGTACGACGTGATCGCCGGCCCAGACGGCGTGCTGTACCTGGTCATCGGCGACGTGGTGGGCAAGGGGGTGCAGGCCGCCGCCGTGATGGGGCAGTTGCGTAACGCGCTCCGGGCGTACCTGCTGGAGGGTTTCGACTGCGGCGCCGCGCTGACCCGGCTGAACCGACTGGTCGACACGCTCGGCCGGCGGCAGTTCGCGACAGTGCTCTGTGTCGGGTTCGACCCGCGGACCCGGCGGATGAGCTTCTCCTCGGCCGGGCACCCGTCACCCGTGCTGATCCCGCCCGGTGGGCCCGGCACGTTCCTGTACGGCCCGGCGCTCGGACCGCCGATCGGGGCGCTCGGCGTCGTCACCTACCCGACCCGGGAGACCGAGCTGACCGCCGGCGCCCGGCTGCTGCTCTACACCGACGGCCTGATCGAGGACCGGCGGCAGGGCATCGACAGCGGTCTCGCCGACTTGACCGCCGACGTCGCCAAACCCACCGAGCACGTCGACGACCTGCTGGACGCGCTGCTGGCCAAGGCGGCCCGGCAGACCCGCCGCGACGACATCGCCCTGGTCGCGCTGGAGGTGACCGAGCCCAGCGAGTTCGTGCTGCGGCTGCCCGCCGAACCGGGCCTGCTCACCGTGCTGCGCCGCCGGCTGGAGGACTTCCTGGCCGCCCACGAGGTGCCCGAGGAGGACGCGTTCGACCTGGTGGTGGCGGTCTCCGAGGCGGCCGCCAACGCCATCGAGCACCCGGTCGACCCGGCCGAGCCGGTGATCACCGTGACCGCGTCGCTGCCGGAGGACGCGGTGGTGGTGTCGGTCCGCGACACGGGCGGCTGGCGGCCGGCCGGTGACGCCGGATTCCGCGGTCGGGGGCTGGCCCTGATCGGCGCGCTCACCGAACTGTCGGTACACCGCTCGGCCGAGGGCACCGAGGTGACCCTGCGCCGGCCGCTCAGCTCTGCTTGA
- a CDS encoding STAS domain-containing protein, producing MDQVGADPSFSAVGEVVGDRVTVTVTGEVDMATAGALFEAATPGRVTAATVDLRAVTFFDSAAIHTLVRLVDHYAGALEVFPSDRVRRVLDIAGLSTQPWLKQS from the coding sequence GTGGATCAAGTGGGTGCGGACCCGAGTTTCTCCGCGGTCGGCGAGGTGGTCGGTGATCGGGTCACGGTCACGGTGACCGGCGAGGTCGACATGGCGACCGCCGGGGCGCTGTTCGAGGCGGCCACGCCGGGCCGGGTGACGGCGGCGACAGTCGACCTACGGGCAGTCACCTTCTTCGACTCGGCCGCCATCCACACCCTGGTCCGACTGGTCGACCACTACGCGGGCGCGCTGGAGGTGTTCCCCTCCGATCGGGTGCGCCGGGTCCTCGACATAGCCGGCCTGAGCACCCAGCCCTGGCTCAAGCAGAGCTGA
- the map gene encoding type I methionyl aminopeptidase, translating into MTVRAPLVPGKQSRARSVPAQIVRPEYVGKKRPQQWRGSHVQSTETIEKMRIAGRIAAQATQLAGEHCKPGVTTDEIDRVVHEFLLDHNAYPSTLGYKGFPKSCCTSLNEVICHGIPDSTVLEDGDIINVDVTAYLNGVHGDTDATFLVGDVSDEARLLVERTREAMMRGIRAVAPGRPINAIGRVIEAYARRFGYGVVRDFTGHGIGETFHSGLYIPHYDNPQLTTVMEPGMTFTIEPMITLGTHEYEMWRDGWTVVTKDRRWTAQFEHTLVVTDDGYEILTLP; encoded by the coding sequence ATGACCGTACGTGCCCCACTCGTACCGGGAAAGCAGTCGCGCGCGCGATCGGTCCCGGCACAGATCGTCCGCCCCGAGTACGTCGGGAAGAAACGTCCCCAGCAGTGGCGCGGCTCGCACGTGCAGTCCACCGAGACGATCGAGAAGATGCGGATCGCGGGCCGGATCGCCGCGCAGGCCACCCAACTCGCCGGCGAGCACTGCAAGCCCGGTGTGACCACCGACGAGATCGACCGGGTGGTGCACGAGTTCCTGCTCGACCACAACGCCTATCCGTCGACGCTGGGCTACAAGGGCTTCCCCAAGTCGTGCTGCACCTCGCTCAACGAGGTGATCTGCCACGGCATCCCGGACTCCACCGTGCTGGAGGACGGCGACATCATCAACGTCGACGTCACCGCGTACCTGAACGGGGTGCACGGCGACACCGACGCGACCTTCCTGGTCGGTGACGTGAGCGACGAGGCCCGGCTGCTCGTCGAGCGCACCCGTGAGGCGATGATGCGGGGCATCCGCGCGGTCGCGCCGGGCCGACCGATCAACGCGATCGGCCGGGTCATCGAGGCGTATGCGCGACGGTTCGGGTACGGCGTGGTCCGTGACTTCACCGGGCACGGGATCGGCGAGACGTTCCACTCCGGGCTGTACATCCCGCACTACGACAACCCGCAGCTCACCACGGTGATGGAACCGGGTATGACGTTCACCATCGAGCCGATGATCACGCTCGGCACCCATGAGTACGAGATGTGGCGTGACGGGTGGACGGTCGTCACCAAGGACCGTCGGTGGACCGCCCAGTTCGAGCACACCCTCGTGGTGACCGACGACGGCTACGAGATCCTGACCCTGCCCTGA
- a CDS encoding nucleotidyltransferase domain-containing protein, whose product MIAELDTTMPRGSLAIRLRDAVQERWSAEVQSIGLCGSMAHGDDTESSDVNLVVITYRPRTGPKPARRNVDGIPVDLRVTTAEEGLGQARQLTTYWPMQADTYITTFALHDPQEWFKVRREAHLSLLAEARPMEFTGLARQNWAIANSAHARAVRLTQWYETDAALILMAEARLHAALVAGFLTRTYFRNTADAVKHTGVAAADMQELGAILRYQAEELTARGRPVDGRLGALFD is encoded by the coding sequence GTGATCGCCGAGCTCGACACCACCATGCCTCGCGGGTCGCTCGCTATCCGGCTGCGCGACGCCGTTCAGGAGCGCTGGTCGGCCGAGGTCCAGTCGATCGGGCTGTGCGGTTCGATGGCACACGGCGACGACACCGAGAGCAGCGACGTCAATCTGGTCGTCATCACGTACCGTCCGCGGACCGGGCCGAAACCGGCCCGCCGCAACGTCGACGGCATCCCGGTCGACCTGCGGGTGACGACCGCCGAGGAGGGGCTGGGCCAGGCCCGGCAGCTGACCACCTACTGGCCGATGCAGGCCGACACCTACATCACCACGTTTGCGCTGCACGATCCACAGGAGTGGTTCAAGGTGCGGCGGGAGGCCCACCTCAGTCTGCTCGCCGAGGCCCGGCCGATGGAGTTCACCGGCCTGGCCCGGCAGAACTGGGCGATAGCCAACAGCGCGCACGCCCGGGCGGTACGACTCACCCAGTGGTATGAGACCGACGCCGCCCTGATCCTGATGGCCGAGGCCCGGCTGCACGCCGCCCTGGTCGCCGGTTTCCTGACCCGCACCTATTTCCGTAACACGGCCGACGCGGTCAAGCACACCGGCGTGGCCGCGGCCGACATGCAGGAGCTCGGAGCGATCCTGCGATATCAGGCCGAGGAGCTGACCGCGCGCGGCCGCCCGGTGGACGGCCGGCTCGGCGCCCTCTTCGACTAG
- a CDS encoding ferritin-like domain-containing protein, which translates to MTEQLAAALAAEEAAIYAYGVIGVHLTDSDEVARARAADLEHRARRDDLIDRIDELQASAAPAPAAYELPFEVTDREGALKLAVHVEDGVAQAWRALLPVTEGDERVDALSHLTDSAVRATRWRRIAEVTPLTMAFPGRPA; encoded by the coding sequence GTGACGGAACAACTCGCCGCCGCCCTCGCCGCCGAGGAGGCGGCCATCTATGCCTACGGCGTGATCGGCGTGCACCTGACCGACTCCGACGAGGTGGCCCGCGCCCGCGCCGCCGACCTGGAGCACCGGGCCCGGCGTGACGACCTGATCGACCGCATCGACGAGCTGCAGGCCAGTGCCGCGCCCGCTCCGGCGGCGTATGAGCTGCCGTTCGAGGTGACCGACCGGGAGGGCGCGCTGAAACTGGCCGTCCATGTCGAGGACGGGGTGGCCCAGGCGTGGCGGGCGCTGCTGCCGGTCACCGAGGGCGACGAACGGGTCGACGCGCTGTCGCATTTGACCGACTCCGCAGTTCGTGCGACCCGCTGGCGGCGCATCGCCGAGGTCACACCGCTGACAATGGCCTTTCCGGGCCGCCCGGCCTGA
- the rimP gene encoding ribosome maturation factor RimP: MTQRGRAGARPGGRPGARRTRPEPETRNPTLPRVDLTAARARVREVVEPVITAAGYDLEDLSLSRAGRRHVVRVLIDTDGGISLDDVAVVSREISAALDAAEEAGGEVLAGEYQLEVGSPGVDRPLTQPRHWRRNTGRLVAVNGLTGRVISADETGVTLDVDGTIRELGFAELGAGKVQIEFKRMDEAEFDESDDEEDDDEGEGEE, from the coding sequence ATGACGCAGCGTGGTCGCGCCGGGGCCCGGCCCGGTGGTCGCCCCGGCGCCCGCCGCACCCGGCCGGAGCCGGAGACCCGTAACCCCACCCTTCCCCGTGTCGACCTGACCGCCGCGCGTGCCCGGGTCCGCGAGGTGGTCGAGCCGGTGATCACCGCGGCCGGTTACGACCTGGAGGACCTCTCCCTGTCCCGGGCCGGCCGCCGGCACGTGGTCCGGGTCCTGATCGACACCGACGGCGGCATCAGCCTGGACGACGTGGCGGTGGTCTCCCGAGAGATCTCCGCGGCGCTCGACGCGGCCGAAGAGGCCGGCGGCGAGGTGCTCGCCGGGGAGTATCAGCTGGAGGTCGGCTCACCGGGGGTGGACCGACCGCTCACCCAGCCGCGGCACTGGCGGCGCAACACCGGCCGGCTGGTCGCGGTGAACGGGTTGACCGGCCGAGTGATCTCGGCCGACGAGACCGGCGTGACGCTCGACGTGGACGGGACGATCCGGGAGCTGGGCTTCGCCGAGTTGGGGGCGGGCAAGGTCCAGATCGAGTTCAAGCGCATGGACGAAGCCGAGTTCGACGAGTCGGACGACGAAGAAGACGACGACGAAGGGGAGGGCGAGGAATGA